From Drosophila virilis strain 15010-1051.87 chromosome X, Dvir_AGI_RSII-ME, whole genome shotgun sequence, the proteins below share one genomic window:
- the LOC6634737 gene encoding uncharacterized protein, which translates to MMEIVNSDARANIRKQMRFVRLVRDQFSTAADEKRLFGSFKMRACSWLATGLTLALALGLVCAGVAPMTTLYKRNSEEKYEPDLVAVSSTVIPLTVLEVSYGLGGKPSDAYKAAYLRKLRKQVLQREQAEASGATPLAELPPAPSDADALITVKSKQAKVKAV; encoded by the exons ATGATGGAAATTGTCAACTCTGACGCCCGCGCAAATATTCGCAAGCAGATGCGATTCGTTCGCTTAGTTCGTGATCAGTTCTCGACAGCTGCAGACGAAAAGCGACTTTTTGGATCGTTCAAAATGAGGGCTTGTTCATGGCTGGCAACTGGGCTAACATTGGCGCTGGCCTTGGGCCTGGTTTGCGCAGGCGTCGCGCCCATGACCACATTATATAAGCGCAACTCGGAGGAGAAATACGAGCCGG ATTTGGTGGCCGTTTCGTCAACTGTTATTCCCTTGACGGTGCTGGAGGTGAGCTACGGGCTGGGCGGCAAGCCCAGCGATGCCTACAAGGCGGCCTACCTCCGCAAGCTGCGCAAACAGGTGCTCCAACGGGAGCAGGCGGAGGCCAGCGGCGCCACGCCCCTCGCCGAGCTGCCGCCGGCGCCCAGCGATGCGGACGCTTTGATCACAG TCAAATCCAAGCAGGCCAAAGTCAAGGCTGTTTAG
- the Nmdar2 gene encoding glutamate receptor ionotropic, NMDA 2B isoform X1 translates to MVELMRHAVQQQQQHSHWQQQDASNSNINRQMNWRKWQLRRGSSKTKVKLKRRRTTATLAARPTEGSKKRDSKISATATTAAAIAATTATAAATTATAETEYASDNCNIDGALDIAETDNNNCNTANSNIIHNSNIRRSFTAATTTRAARKSTNMWMLLPILLIYACPGSEALRLTNGGNSLSKGVGANKEQLNIGLIAPHTNFGKREYLRSINNAVTGLTKTRGAKLTFLKDYSFEQKNIHFDMMSLTPSPTAILSTLCKEFLRVNVSAILYMMNNEQFGHSTASAQYFLQLAGYLGIPVISWNADNSGLERRASQSTLQLQLAPSIEHQSAAMLSILERYKWHQFSVVTSQIAGHDDFVQAVRERVAEMQDHFKFTILNSIVVTRTSDLMELVNSEARVMLLYATQTEAITILRAAEEMKLTGENYVWVVSQSVIEKKDAHSQFPVGMLGVHFDTSSAALMNEISNAIKIYSYGVEAYLTDPANRDRRLTTQSLSCEDEGRGRWDNGEIFFKYLRNVSIEGDLNKPNIEFTADGDLKSAELKIMNLRPSANNKNLVWEEIGVWKSWETQKLDIRDIAWPGNSHAPPQGVPEKFHLKITFLEEAPYINLSPADPVSGKCLMDRGVLCRVAADHEMAADIDVGQAHRNESFYQCCSGFCIDLLEKFAEELGFTYELVRVEDGKWGTLENGKWNGLIADLVNRKTDMVLTSLMINTEREAVVDFSEPFMETGIAIVVAKRTGIISPTAFLEPFDTASWMLVGIVAIQAATFMIFLFEWLSPSGYDMKLYLQNTNVTPYRFSLFRTYWLVWAVLFQAAVHVDSPRGFTSRFMTNVWALFAVVFLAIYTANLAAFMITREEFHEFSGLNDSRLVHPYSHKPSFKFGTIPYSHTDSTIHKYFKEMHYYMKQYNKTSVADGVAAVLNGNLDSFIYDGTVLDYLVAQDEDCRLMTVGSWYAMTGYGLAFSRNSKYVQMFNKRLLEFRANGDLERLRRYWMTGTCRPGKQEHKSSDPLALEQFLSAFLLLMAGILLAALLLLLEHVYFKYIRKRLAKKDGGHCCALISLSMGKSLTFRGAVYEATEILKKHRCNDPICDTHLWKVKHELDMSRLRVRQLEKVMDKHGIKAPQLRLASSSDLLNHHHLKERPPLLGNLSLAASAQDLYRWSYKTEIAEMETVL, encoded by the exons ATGGTCGAATTAATGCGACAtgctgtgcagcagcagcagcaacattcgcactggcagcagcaggacgccagcaacagcaatattAACAGGCAGATGAACTGGAGAAAATGGCAGCTAAGGCGTGGCagtagcaaaacaaaagtaaagcTGAAACGTAGaaggacaacagcaacattagcTGCCAGGCCAACTGAAGGCAGCAAAAAGCGTGATTCCAAAatttcagcaacagcaacaacagcagcagcaatagctgcaacaacagcaacagcagctgcaacaacagcaacagcagaaacagAATATGCTTCTGACAATTGTAATATCGATGGAGCATTGGATATTGCCGaaactgacaacaacaactgcaacactgccaacagcaacataaTTCACAATAGCAATATAAGAAGAAGTttcacagcagcaacaacaacgcgagCCGCGAGAAAGTCGACGAATATGTGGATGTTGCTGCCAATTTTGCTAATTTATGCATGTCCAGGCAGCGAGGCGCTGCGGCTCACCAATGGCGGCAACAGCCTCAGCAAGGGCGTCGGTGCCAACAAGGAGCAGCTGAATATCGGACTGATTGCGCCGCACACGAACTTTGGAAAGCGCGAGTATTTGCGTAGTATTAACAATGCGGTCACCGGGCTAACAAAGACACGGGGAGCCAAGCTCACCTTCCTCAAGGACTACTCGTTCGAGCAGAAGAATATCCATTTCGATATGATGTCCTTGACGCCGAGTCCAACCG CCATCCTCAGCACGCTATGCAAGGAATTCCTGCGGGTCAACGTATCGGCCATCCTGTACATGATGAACAACGAGCAGTTCGGTCACAGTACCGCATCGGCGCAGTATTTCCTGCAGTTGGCCGGATATCTGGGCATACCGGTGATCTCGTGGAATGCGGACAATTCGGGCCTGGAGCGCCGGGCCTCGCAGTCGacactgcagctgcagctggcgccGAGCATCGAGCACCAGAGCGCTGCAATGCTCAGCATATTGGAGCGCTACAAATGGCATCAGTTCTCGGTGGTCACCTCGCAGATTGCCGGCCACGATGACTTTGTGCAAGCGGTGCGGGAACGGGTCGCCGAGATGCAGGATCATTTCAAGTTCACCATACTCAATTCGATTGTCGTGACACGGACCAGCGATTTGATGGAGCTGGTTAACAGCGAGGCACGTGTCATGCTGCTTTATGCCACACAGACGGAGGCCATCACGATTTTGCGTGCCGCCGAGGAAATGAAACTAACGGGTGAGAACTATGTCTGGGTCGTCAGCCAGTCGGTTATTGAGAAGAAAGATGCACACTCCCAATTCCCCGTCGGCATGCTGGGGGTACATTTCGATACGAGCAGCGCTGCGCTCATGAACGAGATCTCGAATGCCATCAAGATCTACAGCTACGGCGTCGAGGCCTATCTAACCGATCCGGCCAATCGTGATCGTAGGTTGACCACCCAGTCGCTGTCGTGCGAGGACGAGGGTCGTGGCCGCTGGGACAACGGCGAGAT CTTCTTTAAGTATTTGCGCAACGTGTCGATCGAGGGCGACCTGAACAAGCCGAATATTGAGTTTACCGCCGATGGCGACCTTAAGTCAGCCGAGCTAAAGATCATGAATCTGCGACCCAGCGCCAACAATAAGAATCTCGTCTGGGAGGAG ATTGGCGTTTGGAAATCGTGGGAGACACAGAAGCTTGATATACGCGACATTGCGTGGCCAGGTAACTCGCACGCTCCGCCGCAAGGTGTGCCCGAGAAATTCCATTTAAAGATCACATTCCTCGAGGAGGCACCCTATATCAATCTGTCACCCGCCGATCCAGTGAGTGGCAAGTGTCTCATGGACCGCGGTGTGCTCTGCCGTGTGGCGGCCGATCACGAGATGGCCGCCGATATTGATGTGGGTCAAGCACACCGCAACGAGTCCTTCTATCAATGCTGCAGCGGCTTCTGCATTGATCTGCTCGAGAAATTTGCCGAAGAACTGGGCTTCACCTACGAGCTGGTCAGGGTTGAAGATGGTAAATGGGGTACACTTGAGAATGGTAAATGGAATGGTTTAATTGCCGACTTGGTTAACCGCAAGACGGACATGGTCCTCACATCTCTCATGATCAACACCGAGCGCGAAGCGGTCGTCGATTTTAGCGAGCCCTTCATGGAAACGGGCATTGCCATTGTGGTCGCCAAGCGCACCGGCATCATCTCGCCCACGGCCTTTCTGGAGCCCTTCGATACGGCCTCCTGGATGCTG GTTGGTATCGTCGCTATTCAGGCGGCCACGTTCATGATATTCCTGTTCGAGTGGCTGTCGCCCAGCGGCTACGACATGAAGCTGTACCTCCAGAACACGAATGTCACGCCCTACCGCTTCTCGCTGTTTCGCACCTATTGGCTCGTCTGGGCGGTTCTCTTCCAAGCGGCTGTTCACGTGGACTCGCCGCGCGGTTTCACCTCGCGCTTTATGACCAATGTCTGGGCCCTGTTCGCCGTTGTCTTCCTTGCCATCTACACTGCCAACCTGGCGGCGTTCATGATAACCAG AGAGGAGTTCCACGAGTTTAGTGGACTCAACGATAGCCGCCTAGTGCATCCCTATTCGCACAAGCCCTCGTTCAAGTTCGGCACGATACCCTATAGCCACACGGACTCCACCAtccacaaatattttaaggAGATGCATTACTACATGAAGCA ATATAATAAGACAAGCGTTGCCGATGGCGTTGCCGCTGTGCTGAACGGCAACCTGGACTCCTTTATCTATGACGGCACCGTATTGGACTATTTGGTTGCCCAGGATGAGGACTGTCGCCTGATGACCGTCGGCAGCTGGTACGCCATGACCG GCTATGGCTTGGCGTTCAGCCGCAACTCCAAGTACGTGCAGATGTTCAACAAGCGGCTGCTGGAGTTTCGCGCTAACGGGGATTTGGAGCGATTACGTCGCTATTGGATGACAGGCACCTGCCGGCCGGGCAAGCAGGAGCACAAGTCCTCCGATCCACTGGCCCTCGAGCAGTTTTTGTCCGCCTTCCTCCTACTGATGGCCGGCATCCTGTTAGCCGcactcctgctgctgctcgagcACGTCTACTTCAAGTACATACGCAAGCGCCTGGCCAAGAAGGATGGCGGTCATTGCTGCGCGCTCATCTCCCTGTCCATGGGCAAGTCGCTGACCTTTCGCGGCGCCGTTTACGAGGCAACCGAAATACTGAAGAAGCATCGCTGCAACGATCCCATTTGCGACACGCACCTCTGGAAGGTCAAGCACGAGCTGGACATGTCCCGCCTTCGGGTGCGTCAGCTCGAAAAGGTGATGGACAAGCACGGCATCAAGGCGCCGCAACTGAG ACTGGCTTCATCTTCGGATCTGCTCAACCATCATCATCTCAAGGAGCGACCGCCCTTGCTCGGAAATCTCAGCCTGGCTGCCAGCGCACAAGATCTATACAGGTG
- the Nmdar2 gene encoding glutamate receptor ionotropic, NMDA 2B isoform X2, with translation MVELMRHAVQQQQQHSHWQQQDASNSNINRQMNWRKWQLRRGSSKTKVKLKRRRTTATLAARPTEGSKKRDSKISATATTAAAIAATTATAAATTATAETEYASDNCNIDGALDIAETDNNNCNTANSNIIHNSNIRRSFTAATTTRAARKSTNMWMLLPILLIYACPGSEALRLTNGGNSLSKGVGANKEQLNIGLIAPHTNFGKREYLRSINNAVTGLTKTRGAKLTFLKDYSFEQKNIHFDMMSLTPSPTAILSTLCKEFLRVNVSAILYMMNNEQFGHSTASAQYFLQLAGYLGIPVISWNADNSGLERRASQSTLQLQLAPSIEHQSAAMLSILERYKWHQFSVVTSQIAGHDDFVQAVRERVAEMQDHFKFTILNSIVVTRTSDLMELVNSEARVMLLYATQTEAITILRAAEEMKLTGENYVWVVSQSVIEKKDAHSQFPVGMLGVHFDTSSAALMNEISNAIKIYSYGVEAYLTDPANRDRRLTTQSLSCEDEGRGRWDNGEIFFKYLRNVSIEGDLNKPNIEFTADGDLKSAELKIMNLRPSANNKNLVWEEIGVWKSWETQKLDIRDIAWPGNSHAPPQGVPEKFHLKITFLEEAPYINLSPADPVSGKCLMDRGVLCRVAADHEMAADIDVGQAHRNESFYQCCSGFCIDLLEKFAEELGFTYELVRVEDGKWGTLENGKWNGLIADLVNRKTDMVLTSLMINTEREAVVDFSEPFMETGIAIVVAKRTGIISPTAFLEPFDTASWMLVGIVAIQAATFMIFLFEWLSPSGYDMKLYLQNTNVTPYRFSLFRTYWLVWAVLFQAAVHVDSPRGFTSRFMTNVWALFAVVFLAIYTANLAAFMITREEFHEFSGLNDSRLVHPYSHKPSFKFGTIPYSHTDSTIHKYFKEMHYYMKQYNKTSVADGVAAVLNGNLDSFIYDGTVLDYLVAQDEDCRLMTVGSWYAMTGYGLAFSRNSKYVQMFNKRLLEFRANGDLERLRRYWMTGTCRPGKQEHKSSDPLALEQFLSAFLLLMAGILLAALLLLLEHVYFKYIRKRLAKKDGGHCCALISLSMGKSLTFRGAVYEATEILKKHRCNDPICDTHLWKVKHELDMSRLRVRQLEKVMDKHGIKAPQLRLASSSDLLNHHHLKERPPLLGNLSLAASAQDLYRSYKTEIAEMETVL, from the exons ATGGTCGAATTAATGCGACAtgctgtgcagcagcagcagcaacattcgcactggcagcagcaggacgccagcaacagcaatattAACAGGCAGATGAACTGGAGAAAATGGCAGCTAAGGCGTGGCagtagcaaaacaaaagtaaagcTGAAACGTAGaaggacaacagcaacattagcTGCCAGGCCAACTGAAGGCAGCAAAAAGCGTGATTCCAAAatttcagcaacagcaacaacagcagcagcaatagctgcaacaacagcaacagcagctgcaacaacagcaacagcagaaacagAATATGCTTCTGACAATTGTAATATCGATGGAGCATTGGATATTGCCGaaactgacaacaacaactgcaacactgccaacagcaacataaTTCACAATAGCAATATAAGAAGAAGTttcacagcagcaacaacaacgcgagCCGCGAGAAAGTCGACGAATATGTGGATGTTGCTGCCAATTTTGCTAATTTATGCATGTCCAGGCAGCGAGGCGCTGCGGCTCACCAATGGCGGCAACAGCCTCAGCAAGGGCGTCGGTGCCAACAAGGAGCAGCTGAATATCGGACTGATTGCGCCGCACACGAACTTTGGAAAGCGCGAGTATTTGCGTAGTATTAACAATGCGGTCACCGGGCTAACAAAGACACGGGGAGCCAAGCTCACCTTCCTCAAGGACTACTCGTTCGAGCAGAAGAATATCCATTTCGATATGATGTCCTTGACGCCGAGTCCAACCG CCATCCTCAGCACGCTATGCAAGGAATTCCTGCGGGTCAACGTATCGGCCATCCTGTACATGATGAACAACGAGCAGTTCGGTCACAGTACCGCATCGGCGCAGTATTTCCTGCAGTTGGCCGGATATCTGGGCATACCGGTGATCTCGTGGAATGCGGACAATTCGGGCCTGGAGCGCCGGGCCTCGCAGTCGacactgcagctgcagctggcgccGAGCATCGAGCACCAGAGCGCTGCAATGCTCAGCATATTGGAGCGCTACAAATGGCATCAGTTCTCGGTGGTCACCTCGCAGATTGCCGGCCACGATGACTTTGTGCAAGCGGTGCGGGAACGGGTCGCCGAGATGCAGGATCATTTCAAGTTCACCATACTCAATTCGATTGTCGTGACACGGACCAGCGATTTGATGGAGCTGGTTAACAGCGAGGCACGTGTCATGCTGCTTTATGCCACACAGACGGAGGCCATCACGATTTTGCGTGCCGCCGAGGAAATGAAACTAACGGGTGAGAACTATGTCTGGGTCGTCAGCCAGTCGGTTATTGAGAAGAAAGATGCACACTCCCAATTCCCCGTCGGCATGCTGGGGGTACATTTCGATACGAGCAGCGCTGCGCTCATGAACGAGATCTCGAATGCCATCAAGATCTACAGCTACGGCGTCGAGGCCTATCTAACCGATCCGGCCAATCGTGATCGTAGGTTGACCACCCAGTCGCTGTCGTGCGAGGACGAGGGTCGTGGCCGCTGGGACAACGGCGAGAT CTTCTTTAAGTATTTGCGCAACGTGTCGATCGAGGGCGACCTGAACAAGCCGAATATTGAGTTTACCGCCGATGGCGACCTTAAGTCAGCCGAGCTAAAGATCATGAATCTGCGACCCAGCGCCAACAATAAGAATCTCGTCTGGGAGGAG ATTGGCGTTTGGAAATCGTGGGAGACACAGAAGCTTGATATACGCGACATTGCGTGGCCAGGTAACTCGCACGCTCCGCCGCAAGGTGTGCCCGAGAAATTCCATTTAAAGATCACATTCCTCGAGGAGGCACCCTATATCAATCTGTCACCCGCCGATCCAGTGAGTGGCAAGTGTCTCATGGACCGCGGTGTGCTCTGCCGTGTGGCGGCCGATCACGAGATGGCCGCCGATATTGATGTGGGTCAAGCACACCGCAACGAGTCCTTCTATCAATGCTGCAGCGGCTTCTGCATTGATCTGCTCGAGAAATTTGCCGAAGAACTGGGCTTCACCTACGAGCTGGTCAGGGTTGAAGATGGTAAATGGGGTACACTTGAGAATGGTAAATGGAATGGTTTAATTGCCGACTTGGTTAACCGCAAGACGGACATGGTCCTCACATCTCTCATGATCAACACCGAGCGCGAAGCGGTCGTCGATTTTAGCGAGCCCTTCATGGAAACGGGCATTGCCATTGTGGTCGCCAAGCGCACCGGCATCATCTCGCCCACGGCCTTTCTGGAGCCCTTCGATACGGCCTCCTGGATGCTG GTTGGTATCGTCGCTATTCAGGCGGCCACGTTCATGATATTCCTGTTCGAGTGGCTGTCGCCCAGCGGCTACGACATGAAGCTGTACCTCCAGAACACGAATGTCACGCCCTACCGCTTCTCGCTGTTTCGCACCTATTGGCTCGTCTGGGCGGTTCTCTTCCAAGCGGCTGTTCACGTGGACTCGCCGCGCGGTTTCACCTCGCGCTTTATGACCAATGTCTGGGCCCTGTTCGCCGTTGTCTTCCTTGCCATCTACACTGCCAACCTGGCGGCGTTCATGATAACCAG AGAGGAGTTCCACGAGTTTAGTGGACTCAACGATAGCCGCCTAGTGCATCCCTATTCGCACAAGCCCTCGTTCAAGTTCGGCACGATACCCTATAGCCACACGGACTCCACCAtccacaaatattttaaggAGATGCATTACTACATGAAGCA ATATAATAAGACAAGCGTTGCCGATGGCGTTGCCGCTGTGCTGAACGGCAACCTGGACTCCTTTATCTATGACGGCACCGTATTGGACTATTTGGTTGCCCAGGATGAGGACTGTCGCCTGATGACCGTCGGCAGCTGGTACGCCATGACCG GCTATGGCTTGGCGTTCAGCCGCAACTCCAAGTACGTGCAGATGTTCAACAAGCGGCTGCTGGAGTTTCGCGCTAACGGGGATTTGGAGCGATTACGTCGCTATTGGATGACAGGCACCTGCCGGCCGGGCAAGCAGGAGCACAAGTCCTCCGATCCACTGGCCCTCGAGCAGTTTTTGTCCGCCTTCCTCCTACTGATGGCCGGCATCCTGTTAGCCGcactcctgctgctgctcgagcACGTCTACTTCAAGTACATACGCAAGCGCCTGGCCAAGAAGGATGGCGGTCATTGCTGCGCGCTCATCTCCCTGTCCATGGGCAAGTCGCTGACCTTTCGCGGCGCCGTTTACGAGGCAACCGAAATACTGAAGAAGCATCGCTGCAACGATCCCATTTGCGACACGCACCTCTGGAAGGTCAAGCACGAGCTGGACATGTCCCGCCTTCGGGTGCGTCAGCTCGAAAAGGTGATGGACAAGCACGGCATCAAGGCGCCGCAACTGAG ACTGGCTTCATCTTCGGATCTGCTCAACCATCATCATCTCAAGGAGCGACCGCCCTTGCTCGGAAATCTCAGCCTGGCTGCCAGCGCACAAGATCTATACAG